From Bordetella flabilis, the proteins below share one genomic window:
- a CDS encoding mandelate racemase/muconate lactonizing enzyme family protein, which yields MPRIEAIEVCSAAVPLDKVTSFSTRTVSTRHYGLVKVRSTDGTTGIGFCYVGSAGGALFTVAVEQLLAPLLIGQDSLAVERLWETMYREALLQGRAGTVMRALSALDTALWDLNARSVGLPLHKYLGAYELESVPAYASGGYYLDGKTPQHLGEELAGYVAKGFKAVKMKAGRLTPKEEEARLRAAREAVGPDVELMLDLNNAWTDVTQAMQYVRRFEQYDPYFLEEPFFPDDIENHARLAKLTRVPIATAEIGYGRWYHKELLDQGAAAILQTDALVCGGITEWKRIAATAASYGVVLCPHWFHDVHAPLVAATANARYVEFFWDDQVLNFRKLVDRQLEHKNGRVLLHTEPGLGFGFDEAAVARHGAWTTVRG from the coding sequence ATGCCCCGCATCGAAGCCATCGAAGTCTGCAGCGCCGCCGTGCCGCTGGACAAGGTCACCTCGTTTTCCACGCGCACCGTCAGCACCCGTCACTACGGCCTGGTCAAGGTCCGATCCACGGACGGCACCACCGGCATCGGCTTCTGCTATGTCGGCAGCGCGGGCGGCGCATTGTTTACGGTGGCCGTCGAACAATTGCTTGCGCCGCTGCTCATCGGACAGGACTCGCTGGCTGTCGAACGCTTGTGGGAAACGATGTACCGGGAGGCCCTGCTGCAGGGCCGTGCGGGCACGGTGATGCGCGCGCTCAGCGCCCTGGACACCGCGCTGTGGGACTTGAACGCGCGCAGTGTGGGGCTGCCCCTGCACAAGTACCTGGGCGCGTACGAACTTGAAAGCGTCCCCGCCTATGCCAGCGGCGGGTACTACCTGGACGGCAAGACGCCGCAGCACCTTGGAGAAGAACTGGCCGGCTACGTCGCCAAAGGCTTCAAGGCCGTCAAGATGAAGGCCGGCCGCCTGACGCCGAAGGAGGAAGAGGCGCGCCTGCGCGCCGCGCGCGAAGCGGTCGGGCCGGACGTCGAGCTCATGCTGGACCTGAACAACGCCTGGACCGACGTCACGCAGGCCATGCAGTATGTGCGCCGCTTCGAGCAGTACGACCCCTACTTCCTGGAAGAGCCCTTTTTCCCGGATGACATCGAAAACCATGCCCGCCTGGCCAAACTGACGCGCGTGCCGATCGCCACCGCCGAGATCGGCTACGGCCGCTGGTACCACAAGGAACTGCTGGACCAGGGCGCGGCCGCCATCCTGCAGACCGATGCGCTGGTGTGCGGGGGCATCACGGAATGGAAGCGCATCGCGGCCACGGCCGCCTCCTATGGCGTGGTCCTGTGCCCGCACTGGTTCCACGACGTCCATGCGCCGCTCGTCGCCGCCACCGCCAACGCCCGCTACGTAGAATTCTTCTGGGACGACCAGGTGCTGAATTTCCGCAAGCTGGTGGACCGCCAGCTGGAGCACAAGAACGGTCGCGTGCTCTTGCATACCGAACCGGGGCTGGGTTTCGGTTTCGACGAAGCAGCAGTGGCCCGCCATGGCGCCTGGACTACGGTGCGGGGCTAA
- a CDS encoding NUDIX domain-containing protein yields the protein MDTENDAHLVEKPLKQETLFEGNFLRARRDTVQLPNGHTSTREYIVHPGAVVVVPLLDDGRVLAVRQYRYPVGRVMLEFPAGKLDAGEDPLECGQRELLEETGYHGGEWAHAGAMHVAIAYSTEIIHIFFARGLREGQAQLDVDEFVDLHPMTVDELYAACRDGAITDSKTLACTLWLQNMRSGAWELTWKPPT from the coding sequence GTGGATACGGAAAACGACGCCCATCTCGTTGAAAAACCCCTGAAGCAGGAAACGTTGTTCGAGGGCAATTTCCTGCGCGCGCGCCGCGACACGGTGCAACTGCCCAATGGCCACACCTCCACCCGCGAGTACATCGTGCACCCGGGCGCGGTCGTTGTGGTCCCCCTGCTGGACGACGGCCGGGTGCTGGCGGTGCGCCAGTACCGCTATCCCGTGGGGCGGGTCATGCTGGAATTCCCGGCGGGCAAGCTGGATGCCGGCGAGGACCCGCTCGAATGCGGACAGCGGGAACTGCTGGAGGAGACCGGCTATCACGGCGGCGAATGGGCGCACGCGGGCGCCATGCATGTCGCCATCGCGTACTCGACGGAGATCATCCACATTTTCTTCGCGCGCGGCCTGCGCGAGGGACAGGCGCAGCTCGACGTCGACGAGTTCGTCGATCTGCATCCTATGACGGTCGACGAACTGTATGCCGCCTGCCGCGACGGCGCGATCACCGATTCGAAGACGTTGGCGTGCACGCTGTGGCTGCAGAATATGCGCAGCGGCGCGTGGGAGCTGACATGGAAACCTCCGACCTGA
- a CDS encoding LysR family transcriptional regulator, translated as MDTRFLQSFVQVVESGSIAEAARRLDLTPASVAQRLKALEASLGSRLVARSGRTVRPTAAGSRVLERARQVLDEVRDLKSAASDTDLPAGPLRLGATPTALTGIMPAILKRWVARHPDVEIYIEPAPSTVLYGRVLAGDLDVAVLVHPMFELPKGYAWRALREEPLMLLTHADLRVRDVMAVVAREPFIRYDRGVVGGKLAHDWLRGHGVRPHVRFELDGIDSIAKLVAEGLGVSVLPDWTVTGPPDPALRRWPLPAPRPSRTVGMLWRPASVRAPLVQALVDMAMDTRPPGTPGRRARQGMQ; from the coding sequence ATGGATACCCGCTTTCTCCAAAGTTTCGTGCAGGTGGTGGAATCCGGTTCGATCGCCGAGGCGGCGCGGCGTCTGGACCTGACGCCCGCGTCGGTGGCGCAGCGCCTGAAGGCACTGGAGGCATCCCTGGGCAGCCGCCTGGTGGCCCGTTCGGGCCGCACCGTGCGGCCGACCGCCGCGGGCAGCCGTGTACTGGAAAGGGCCCGCCAGGTGCTGGACGAGGTGCGCGACCTGAAATCCGCCGCGTCCGACACGGACCTTCCCGCCGGGCCTTTGCGGCTGGGGGCGACACCCACGGCCCTGACCGGCATCATGCCGGCCATCCTGAAGCGCTGGGTGGCGCGCCATCCCGATGTCGAGATCTACATCGAACCGGCCCCCTCGACGGTGCTCTATGGCCGGGTGCTGGCCGGCGACCTGGACGTGGCGGTGCTGGTGCACCCCATGTTCGAGTTGCCCAAGGGTTATGCCTGGCGCGCCTTGCGCGAGGAACCGTTGATGCTGCTGACGCACGCCGACCTGCGCGTGCGCGACGTGATGGCCGTGGTGGCGCGCGAACCCTTCATACGCTACGACCGCGGCGTGGTGGGCGGCAAGCTGGCCCATGACTGGCTGCGCGGCCATGGCGTGCGTCCGCATGTTCGCTTCGAGCTGGACGGCATCGACTCCATCGCCAAGCTGGTGGCCGAAGGACTGGGCGTGTCCGTCCTGCCGGACTGGACCGTGACCGGCCCGCCCGACCCCGCGCTTCGGCGCTGGCCTTTGCCGGCGCCGCGACCCAGCCGCACCGTGGGCATGCTGTGGCGTCCGGCGTCGGTGCGAGCCCCCCTGGTCCAGGCATTGGTCGACATGGCCATGGATACGCGGCCTCCCGGCACCCCCGGGCGCCGGGCGCGCCAAGGGATGCAATGA
- a CDS encoding DUF1810 domain-containing protein: MNDPYGLQRFVMAQDPVFDAVCAELAAGRKRSHWMWFVFPQIQGLGRSEMARRYGISCLDEAKAYLRHPVLGQRLRHACALAAGVPDGAAADIFGPVDAVKFRSSLTLFTWAAPDEAIFRSCLDRFFDGQADPLTLSRL; encoded by the coding sequence CTGAACGACCCCTACGGCCTGCAGCGCTTCGTCATGGCGCAGGATCCGGTATTCGACGCGGTCTGCGCCGAACTGGCTGCCGGCCGCAAGCGCAGCCACTGGATGTGGTTCGTGTTCCCGCAGATCCAGGGCCTCGGGCGCAGCGAGATGGCACGCCGCTACGGCATCTCGTGCCTGGACGAGGCCAAGGCCTACCTGCGCCATCCGGTGCTGGGCCAACGACTGCGCCATGCCTGCGCCTTGGCGGCCGGCGTGCCGGACGGCGCGGCGGCCGATATATTCGGGCCCGTGGATGCGGTCAAGTTCCGGTCATCGCTGACGCTGTTCACCTGGGCCGCGCCCGACGAGGCCATCTTTCGCAGCTGCCTGGACCGCTTCTTCGACGGGCAGGCCGATCCGCTGACCTTGTCGCGGCTCTAG
- a CDS encoding Bug family tripartite tricarboxylate transporter substrate binding protein, with product MTAIALAASPARADYPDKPVKIVVAFTAGGTTDILTRAIANKLAESLKQSFIIENRPGAGGNIGTEYVVRSDPDGYTLVADSVGPIAVNSSLNKLNYDPLVDLVPVVQFADVPNVLVVPPDAPVHNVKEFVAYAKANSGKINYSSTGIGTSSHLASYMLMQKLGVDSTHIPYKGADALNDLLSGRVQFMFATIPSVIGQIKAGKLRAIAVSSSRRSASMPNVPTIAESGFPGFEAGSWFGLFAPRGTPPAAIATLNRAVNDALPSLKDKMTAEGADPVGGTAEAFGAFTRAEQQKWSALVKQMGAKAE from the coding sequence ATGACAGCCATCGCACTGGCGGCGTCGCCCGCGCGGGCCGACTATCCGGATAAACCGGTCAAGATCGTGGTGGCCTTCACGGCCGGCGGCACCACGGACATTCTTACGCGCGCCATCGCCAACAAGCTGGCGGAATCGCTCAAGCAATCGTTCATCATCGAGAACCGCCCCGGCGCAGGCGGCAATATCGGCACGGAATATGTAGTCCGTTCGGATCCGGACGGCTACACGCTGGTCGCGGACTCGGTGGGACCGATCGCCGTCAACTCGAGCCTGAACAAGCTCAATTACGATCCGCTGGTCGACCTGGTCCCGGTCGTGCAGTTCGCCGACGTGCCGAATGTGCTGGTCGTGCCTCCCGATGCGCCGGTACACAACGTGAAGGAGTTCGTGGCCTACGCCAAGGCCAATTCCGGCAAGATCAACTACAGCTCGACGGGCATCGGCACATCGTCGCACCTGGCCAGCTATATGCTCATGCAGAAGCTCGGCGTGGACTCGACCCACATTCCCTACAAGGGCGCCGATGCCTTGAACGACCTGCTCAGCGGACGGGTGCAGTTCATGTTTGCCACGATTCCTTCGGTTATCGGCCAGATCAAGGCCGGCAAGCTGCGCGCCATCGCGGTAAGCAGCAGCCGGCGGTCGGCGTCCATGCCGAACGTGCCGACCATCGCCGAAAGCGGCTTTCCGGGCTTCGAAGCGGGCTCCTGGTTCGGCCTGTTCGCGCCCAGGGGCACGCCCCCGGCCGCCATCGCCACCCTGAACCGGGCCGTGAATGATGCGCTCCCCAGCCTGAAGGACAAGATGACGGCTGAAGGCGCGGACCCCGTGGGCGGCACCGCCGAGGCCTTCGGCGCGTTCACCCGCGCGGAACAGCAAAAGTGGAGCGCCCTGGTCAAGCAGATGGGCGCCAAGGCGGAGTAG
- a CDS encoding LysR family transcriptional regulator produces the protein MDRFKQLQTFVDVAALGSLSAAARAEGVAPAMIGRRIDALESRLGVKLLVRTTRRISLTAEGGTLLEDAQRILRDLEDSESVVAQGSARPTGLLRITAPAGFGRRHVAPLLPGYADRYPDVSVTLDLSDRLVDLVDERYDCAVRIGDLDDSDLVAIRLADNRRVVVAAPAYLARHGTPRTPAELEGHHCLSFGNQANQSRGWLFRVNGQVAAYRVSGRLECSDGSVLHQWTLAGCGLAWRSMWEVQQDLASGRLKTVLDAYCAPPNGIYAILPERKHVPARVRAFVDVLRAAYADPGYWGEPVSG, from the coding sequence ATGGACCGCTTCAAGCAACTGCAGACTTTCGTCGATGTGGCGGCGCTGGGCAGCCTGTCGGCGGCGGCGCGCGCCGAAGGCGTGGCGCCGGCAATGATCGGTCGCCGCATCGATGCACTGGAATCCCGCCTCGGGGTCAAATTGCTGGTGAGGACCACCCGGCGCATTTCGCTGACCGCGGAAGGCGGCACCTTGCTGGAAGACGCCCAGCGCATCCTGCGCGACCTGGAGGACTCCGAAAGCGTGGTGGCCCAGGGCAGCGCGCGTCCCACGGGCCTGCTGCGCATCACCGCCCCGGCCGGCTTCGGGCGGCGCCACGTCGCCCCCCTGCTGCCCGGCTATGCCGACCGGTATCCCGACGTCAGCGTCACGCTGGACCTGAGCGACCGCCTGGTGGACCTGGTCGACGAACGCTACGACTGCGCCGTACGCATCGGCGACCTGGACGATTCGGACCTGGTCGCCATCCGCCTGGCCGACAATCGCCGTGTCGTGGTGGCCGCGCCGGCCTACCTGGCGCGACACGGGACGCCGCGCACGCCCGCCGAACTGGAAGGCCACCACTGCCTGTCCTTCGGCAACCAGGCCAACCAGTCCCGGGGCTGGCTCTTCCGGGTAAACGGGCAGGTGGCAGCCTACCGCGTTTCGGGCAGGCTGGAATGCAGCGACGGCAGCGTGCTGCACCAATGGACGCTGGCCGGCTGCGGACTGGCCTGGCGATCGATGTGGGAAGTGCAGCAGGACCTGGCCAGCGGCCGCCTGAAAACGGTACTGGACGCGTATTGCGCACCGCCCAACGGCATCTACGCCATCCTGCCCGAACGCAAGCATGTGCCCGCGCGCGTGCGCGCCTTTGTCGACGTGCTGCGTGCTGCCTACGCCGACCCTGGGTATTGGGGCGAACCGGTCTCGGGCTAG
- the folE gene encoding GTP cyclohydrolase I FolE yields the protein MSLEKHYTAILEQLGEDPTREGLRDTPQRAARAMRYLCRGYEQNLDEIVNGALFSSDTREIVLVKNIELYSLCEHHILPFIGKAHVGYLPNGKVLGLSKVARIVDMYARRLQIQENLCRQIAEAVQHVTGAAGVAVIIEAQHMCMMMRGVEKQNSSMVTSVMLGEFHENAATRAEFMNLVR from the coding sequence ATGTCGCTGGAAAAACACTACACCGCCATTCTGGAACAACTGGGCGAAGACCCGACCCGCGAAGGGCTGCGCGATACCCCGCAGCGTGCCGCCAGGGCCATGCGCTACCTGTGCCGGGGCTATGAACAGAACCTGGACGAAATCGTCAACGGCGCGCTGTTCTCGTCCGACACCCGGGAAATCGTGCTGGTCAAGAACATCGAGCTCTACTCGCTCTGCGAACACCATATCCTGCCTTTCATCGGCAAGGCGCATGTCGGATACCTGCCGAACGGCAAGGTGCTGGGCCTGTCCAAGGTGGCCCGCATCGTCGACATGTACGCGCGCCGCCTGCAGATCCAGGAAAACCTCTGCCGCCAGATCGCCGAAGCGGTGCAGCACGTCACCGGCGCCGCGGGCGTCGCCGTCATCATCGAAGCGCAGCACATGTGCATGATGATGCGCGGCGTGGAAAAGCAGAACTCGTCCATGGTGACTTCGGTCATGCTGGGCGAGTTCCACGAAAACGCCGCCACCCGCGCGGAGTTCATGAACCTGGTGCGCTAG
- the bglX gene encoding beta-glucosidase BglX: protein MKKLRLLLPLLIALAAAPATAQTSDTASAAAPVRNQAAREAFLDRLMQRMTVDEKIGQLRLVSVPAGANPDKPRLLADIRAGRAGAIFNTVTPHDIRVLQDAAMQSRLKIPLFFAYDVIHGQRTIFPIGMGLASTWNMDAIRQTGRISAIEASADGLDMTWSPMVDISRDPRWGRTSEGFGEDTYLTSRIGAALVRAYQGDDPAARGSIMAVVKHFAAYGAVEGGRDYNTVDMSPQRLFQDYLPPYKAAVDAGAAGVMIALNALNGVPATGDKWLLQDVLRKQWGFKGITISDHGAILEMIKHGVAADGRDASRLAITAGADMSMSDTMYGENLRPLLDSGRVRMADIDRATRDVLRVKYDLGLFQDAYRRIGSPQDDPPDINAESRLHRGAARSVARESLVLLKNQGDALPLKKQGTIAVIGPLAKSQRDIMGNWSAAGQADQAVSVFQGMANALGDRARLLYAKGANVIDDPEIVKYLNLYEQDVEVDPRTPAQLVDEAVATARQADVVVAVVGESQGMAHEASSRTDIVLPESQARLLRALKATGKPLVLVLMNGRPLSLVWESENADAMLETWFAGTEGGNAIADVLFGDYNPSGKLPMTFPRSVGQIPLYYNHLNTGRPFDPQNPDKYTSRYFDAPNGPLFPFGYGLSYTTFGVSDVTLSRTSMPRGGKVEASVTVTNTGTRDGATVVQLYIQDPVASISRPVKELKHFQKVLLKAGESRQVSFTIDEKDLSFYNAQLQYGAEPGLFNVYIGLDSQDVKRGSFTLR, encoded by the coding sequence ATGAAAAAGCTTCGTTTGCTGCTACCTTTGCTGATCGCCCTGGCCGCGGCCCCGGCAACCGCCCAAACGAGCGATACCGCTTCCGCTGCCGCCCCGGTCCGCAATCAAGCCGCGCGCGAGGCCTTCCTGGACCGGCTGATGCAGCGCATGACGGTGGATGAGAAAATCGGGCAGCTGCGCCTGGTCAGCGTGCCGGCGGGCGCGAATCCGGACAAGCCGCGACTGCTCGCCGATATCCGGGCCGGCCGCGCGGGGGCCATCTTCAACACGGTCACGCCCCATGACATCCGCGTATTGCAGGATGCGGCCATGCAGAGCCGGCTGAAGATTCCCCTGTTCTTCGCCTATGACGTGATTCATGGGCAGCGCACGATCTTCCCGATCGGCATGGGGCTGGCCTCGACCTGGAACATGGACGCCATCCGCCAGACCGGCCGTATCTCGGCCATCGAGGCGAGCGCCGACGGCCTCGATATGACGTGGTCGCCGATGGTGGATATCTCGCGCGATCCGCGCTGGGGGCGCACTTCGGAGGGTTTCGGCGAGGACACCTACCTGACCTCGCGGATCGGCGCGGCGCTGGTCAGGGCATACCAGGGTGACGACCCGGCCGCGCGCGGCAGCATCATGGCTGTGGTCAAGCATTTCGCGGCCTATGGCGCCGTCGAGGGCGGACGCGACTACAACACGGTGGACATGAGCCCGCAACGCCTGTTCCAGGATTACCTGCCGCCGTACAAGGCCGCGGTGGACGCCGGTGCGGCCGGGGTCATGATCGCCTTGAACGCCTTGAACGGCGTGCCGGCCACCGGCGACAAGTGGCTGCTGCAGGATGTCCTGCGCAAGCAGTGGGGGTTCAAGGGCATTACCATCAGCGACCACGGCGCCATTCTGGAGATGATCAAGCACGGGGTGGCGGCGGACGGCCGCGATGCCTCGCGGCTGGCCATCACGGCGGGCGCCGACATGAGCATGAGCGACACCATGTATGGTGAAAACCTGCGCCCGCTGCTGGACAGCGGCCGTGTCCGCATGGCCGACATCGATCGCGCCACGCGCGACGTGCTGCGCGTGAAATACGACCTGGGGCTGTTCCAGGATGCTTACCGGCGTATCGGTTCGCCGCAGGACGACCCGCCCGATATCAATGCCGAAAGCCGGCTGCACCGCGGCGCCGCGCGCAGCGTCGCGCGCGAAAGCCTGGTCCTGCTGAAGAACCAGGGCGATGCGCTGCCTTTGAAGAAGCAGGGCACCATCGCGGTGATCGGTCCGCTGGCCAAGAGCCAGCGCGACATCATGGGAAATTGGTCGGCGGCGGGCCAGGCGGACCAGGCCGTGTCCGTATTCCAGGGCATGGCCAACGCCTTGGGCGACCGTGCGCGCCTGCTTTACGCGAAGGGCGCCAACGTCATCGATGACCCGGAAATCGTCAAATACCTGAACCTGTATGAGCAGGACGTCGAGGTCGATCCGCGCACCCCGGCGCAGCTGGTGGACGAGGCCGTGGCGACTGCGCGCCAAGCCGATGTGGTCGTGGCCGTGGTGGGCGAATCACAGGGCATGGCGCACGAGGCATCCAGCCGCACCGACATCGTGCTTCCCGAAAGCCAGGCCCGCCTGCTGCGGGCCCTGAAGGCCACGGGAAAGCCGCTCGTGTTGGTCCTGATGAACGGTCGCCCCTTGTCGTTGGTATGGGAAAGCGAAAACGCGGACGCCATGCTGGAGACCTGGTTCGCCGGGACGGAAGGCGGCAATGCCATCGCCGACGTGCTGTTCGGCGACTACAACCCATCCGGCAAGCTGCCCATGACCTTTCCGCGCTCGGTGGGGCAGATTCCGCTGTACTACAACCACCTGAATACGGGACGTCCTTTCGACCCGCAAAATCCCGACAAATACACGTCGCGCTATTTCGATGCGCCGAACGGCCCGCTGTTTCCCTTTGGCTATGGCCTGAGCTACACCACCTTCGGCGTGTCCGACGTGACACTGTCTCGCACCTCCATGCCGCGCGGCGGCAAGGTCGAGGCCAGCGTGACAGTGACGAATACGGGCACGCGCGATGGCGCGACGGTGGTACAGCTGTACATCCAGGATCCGGTCGCGTCGATAAGCCGGCCCGTCAAGGAGCTGAAGCACTTCCAGAAGGTCCTGTTGAAGGCCGGCGAATCGCGGCAAGTGAGCTTCACGATCGACGAGAAGGACCTGAGCTTCTACAACGCGCAATTGCAGTATGGCGCCGAGCCCGGCTTGTTCAATGTGTATATCGGGCTGGATTCGCAGGACGTGAAGCGAGGCAGCTTTACGCTGCGCTAG
- a CDS encoding gamma-glutamylcyclotransferase family protein, which produces MSTYVFVYGTLRRGEINDLARAAAGAGLPMPEYVGVASVPGRLYDFGDWPGLLPDPAGAAVTGDVYRIDPALLPVMDAIEEYDPRGSSCFVRRMVRLSVAGRGLDCHYYPIDAAHIGDAVCTDATDWVHHRRLRDRP; this is translated from the coding sequence ATGAGCACCTACGTCTTTGTCTACGGGACCCTGCGGCGCGGCGAGATCAACGATCTGGCCCGCGCAGCCGCCGGCGCCGGCCTGCCCATGCCGGAATATGTGGGCGTGGCAAGCGTACCAGGCCGGCTTTACGACTTCGGCGATTGGCCGGGGCTGCTGCCCGACCCCGCGGGCGCAGCGGTGACCGGGGACGTCTACCGTATCGACCCGGCCCTGCTTCCAGTGATGGACGCCATCGAGGAATACGACCCGAGAGGGTCGTCATGCTTCGTGCGGCGCATGGTGCGCCTGTCGGTGGCGGGACGTGGGCTGGACTGCCACTACTATCCCATCGACGCCGCGCATATCGGCGATGCGGTCTGCACGGACGCCACCGATTGGGTCCATCACCGCCGGCTGCGCGATCGGCCGTGA
- the aceB gene encoding malate synthase A: MTLNLPAGVAIDAPIEPGFETVLTHDALALVADLHRTFEARRQELLAARAVRARKLDAGEKPDFLAETRHIREGDWTIAPIPQDLKCRRVEITGPVERKMVINALNSGADSYMTDFEDSNTPNWHNQITGQINLVEAVRRTIRLEQNGKTYALNDKTAVLLVRPRGWHLDEKNVKVDGKRVSGGIFDFALYFFHNAKELLARGSGPYFYLPKMESHLEARLWNDIFVRAQKALGVPQGTIKATVLVETILAAFEMDEILYELREHSAGLNAGRWDYIFSCIKKFKVERDFCLADRARVTMTAPFMRAYALLLLKTCHRRNAPAIGGMSALIPIKSDPVKNEQAMAGIRADKTRDATDGYDGGWVAHPGLVSVAMEEFVKVLGDAPNQIGKQRPDVDVKAADLLDFQPEAPITEHGLRMNINVGIHYLGSWLDGNGCVPIHNLMEDAATAEISRSQVWQWIRSPKGVLEDGTKVTAELVRKLIPQELAKVHEVAGSSAAYDRAAQIFETMSTQEEFAEFLTLPLYEEV; this comes from the coding sequence ATGACCCTGAACCTGCCCGCCGGCGTCGCCATCGACGCCCCCATCGAACCCGGTTTCGAGACCGTGCTGACGCACGATGCGCTCGCCCTGGTGGCAGACCTGCACCGCACCTTCGAGGCGCGCCGCCAGGAGTTGCTCGCCGCTCGCGCGGTCCGCGCCAGGAAACTGGATGCCGGCGAGAAGCCGGATTTTCTGGCCGAAACGCGCCATATCCGAGAGGGCGACTGGACCATCGCCCCGATTCCGCAGGACCTGAAGTGCCGCCGCGTCGAAATCACCGGCCCGGTCGAGCGCAAGATGGTCATCAATGCCTTGAATTCCGGCGCCGACAGCTACATGACGGACTTCGAGGATTCCAACACGCCCAACTGGCATAACCAGATTACCGGGCAGATCAACCTGGTGGAGGCGGTGCGCCGCACGATCCGCCTGGAGCAGAACGGCAAGACCTACGCCCTGAATGACAAGACCGCCGTGCTGCTGGTGCGCCCGCGCGGCTGGCACCTGGATGAAAAGAACGTCAAGGTGGACGGCAAGCGGGTGTCGGGCGGCATCTTCGACTTCGCCCTGTATTTCTTCCACAACGCCAAGGAGTTGCTGGCGCGCGGCTCGGGGCCTTACTTCTACCTGCCCAAGATGGAAAGCCATCTGGAAGCCCGCCTGTGGAACGACATCTTCGTCCGCGCGCAGAAGGCCCTGGGGGTTCCGCAGGGCACGATCAAGGCGACCGTGCTGGTGGAAACCATCCTGGCGGCCTTCGAAATGGATGAAATCCTGTACGAGCTGCGCGAGCACAGCGCGGGCCTGAACGCCGGCCGGTGGGACTACATCTTCAGTTGCATCAAGAAGTTCAAGGTGGAGCGCGACTTCTGCCTGGCGGACCGGGCCCGCGTCACCATGACGGCCCCGTTCATGCGCGCCTATGCCTTGCTGCTGCTCAAGACCTGCCACCGCCGCAACGCACCCGCCATCGGCGGGATGAGCGCGCTGATCCCCATCAAGAGCGACCCGGTCAAGAACGAGCAGGCCATGGCCGGCATTCGCGCCGACAAGACCCGCGATGCCACCGACGGCTATGACGGCGGCTGGGTGGCCCATCCGGGCCTGGTCTCCGTCGCCATGGAGGAATTCGTCAAGGTCCTGGGCGATGCCCCGAACCAGATCGGCAAGCAGCGCCCGGACGTCGACGTCAAGGCCGCCGACCTGCTCGATTTCCAGCCGGAAGCGCCGATTACCGAGCACGGCCTGCGCATGAACATCAACGTGGGCATCCACTACCTGGGCTCCTGGCTCGACGGCAACGGCTGCGTGCCGATCCATAACCTGATGGAGGATGCGGCGACGGCGGAAATCTCGCGGTCCCAGGTCTGGCAGTGGATCCGCTCGCCCAAGGGCGTACTCGAGGACGGGACCAAGGTGACCGCAGAGCTGGTGCGCAAGCTGATCCCCCAGGAACTGGCCAAGGTACATGAAGTGGCGGGGTCCAGCGCCGCCTATGACCGTGCCGCGCAGATCTTCGAGACGATGAGCACGCAGGAGGAATTCGCGGAATTCCTGACGCTGCCGCTGTACGAAGAGGTCTGA